The following are from one region of the Pseudochaenichthys georgianus unplaced genomic scaffold, fPseGeo1.2 scaffold_1521_arrow_ctg1, whole genome shotgun sequence genome:
- the LOC117441158 gene encoding protein WWC3-like — protein sequence ITYLCCCCCCCCCCFLSSNRTEESDEISFTKDLTSVSEPTQIHLGLLWELSSQSLRLHLLQLKSLSRCVVREGFKVYVKVQLLPLDSARSCFYCCSALDPQNILNFNEGFRIPVSSGALPASFLQISVCSLGGESQEETLGSAQLGLSECEGGVEMVYHWLRVTMLNGAETSQRRHPENQDALLSRSSSQLGGGEAAPQRRGEAAERGWQAESVDSGCSNSTAFTPPTEGPCAEGVASRGPSGKVKVEKGTMTEALIPDPVRVRPKERGGRWGHASPFMRGGAIVRSQTFSPGARSQYVCRLYRSDSDSSTLPKKTPFVRNTLERRTLRYKQQSYRSSLAEQPTRTSLDLELDLQACRSRQKQLLEELSFLRDLKLRLEAPQAQDPPELRDERFCSVLREAQRQAGQSQQQQRQEEAAERRLRKASKEVLQMRGQSQKEPLPVQTFREKMAFFTRPRFNIPPLPADDV from the exons AATAACatatttgtgttgttgttgttgttgttgttgttgttgttttctctcCTCTAACAGGACGGAGGAGTCCGATGAGATTTCTTTTACTAAAGATCTGACGTCTGTGAGCGAGCCCACACAGATCCACCTGGGGCTGCT CTGGGAGCTGTcctctcagtctctgcggctCCACCTCCTGCAGCTGAAGAGCCTGAGCCGCTGCGTGGTCAGAGAGGGGTTCAAAGT gtatGTGAAGGTGCAGCTCCTCCCCCTGGACTCGGCTCGGTCCTGTTTCTACTGCTGCTCCGCTCTGGACCCTCAGAACATCCTGAACTTTAACGAAGGCTTCCGGATCCCCGTCTCCAGCGGCGCTCTGCCCGCCAGCTTCCTGCAGATCAGCGTCTGCTCCCTGGGGGGCGAGAGCCAGGAGGAGACCCTG GGCTCGGCTCAGCTGGGGCTCTCCGAGTGTGAGGGGGGGGTGGAGATGGTTTACCATTGGCTGAGGGTGACCATGCTGAACGGGGCGGAGACGAGCCAGCGCAGACACCCCGAgaaccag GACGCCCTGCTGTCACGCAGCAGCTCccagctgggggggggggaggcggcGCCGCAGAGGAGGGGGGAGGCGGCAGAGAG gGGCTGGCAGGCGGAGTCGGTGGACAGCGGCTGCAGCAACAGCACCGCCTTCACCCCCCCCACTGAGGGGCCGTGTGCAGAGGGCGTCGCCAGCAGGGGGCCGAGCGGCAAAGTGAAG GTGGAGAAGGGCACCATGACGGAGGCTCTGATCCCCGATCCGGTGAGGGTCCGGCCCAAAGAGAGGGGGGGCCGCTGGGGCCACGCCTCCCCCTTCATGAGGGGCGGCGCCATCGTCCGGTCGCAGACCTTCTCCCCCGGGGCCCGGAGCCAGTACGTCTGCAGG TTGTATCGCAGCGACAGCGACAGCTCCACTCTACCAAAGAAAACTCCGTTTGTCAGGAACACGCTGGAGAGGAGAACGCTGAGATACAAGCAG CAGTCGTACCGCTCCTCCCTGGCGGAGCAGCCCACCCGGACCTCTCTGGACCTGGAGCTGGACCTCCAGGCCTGCAGGAGCCGGCAGAAGCAGCTTCTGGAGGAGCTGAGCTTCCTGCGGGACCTGAAGCTGCGTCTGGAGGCCCCCCAGGCCCAAGACCCCCCCGAGCTGAGGGACGAGCGCTTCTGCTCTGTGCTGAGGGAGGCGCAGAGACAG GCGGGTCAgagtcagcagcagcagcgtcaGGAGGAGGCGGCGGAGAGGAGGCTGAGGAAAGCCTccaaagaggtgctgcagatgAGGGGGCAGAGCCAGAAGGAGCCCCTCCCCGTGCAGACCTTCAG AGAGAAGATGGCTTTTTTCACGAGACCAAGGTTCAACATCCCCCCCCTCCCGGCGGACGACGTATGA